From Paenibacillus sp. V4I7, one genomic window encodes:
- a CDS encoding ABC transporter substrate-binding protein, whose protein sequence is MLNRFSAANRTFGGKLLLFVSIIMLILAGCGQQTDNSKSDAAATTNTKKESQPAQSKEYTVKHAMGETKVKGTPQKVIVLTNEGTEAVLSMGIKPIGAVKSFTLGDWYDHIKVDMEGVKIVGDENQPNLEMIASLKPDLIIGNKVRQEKVYEQLSAIAPTVFSERLSGDWQINFKLYAEALNKKSEGDKIIGDFEKRIADFKAKAGDQLKTKISIVRFMPGKVRIYMKDTFSGVILNKLGFERPASQNQDKFADDLTKERIPDMNGDILFYFTWDNEKGEANKIEQEWTNDPLWKNLDVVKQGKVHKVSDAVWNTAGGIKAANLLLDDLEKYFPKK, encoded by the coding sequence ATGCTTAACCGTTTTTCTGCTGCAAACCGTACATTTGGAGGTAAGCTGCTTCTTTTCGTTTCGATAATTATGCTAATTCTAGCTGGTTGCGGACAACAAACAGACAATTCGAAGTCGGATGCTGCAGCTACCACGAATACGAAGAAAGAAAGTCAACCCGCTCAATCCAAAGAATATACCGTTAAGCATGCCATGGGCGAAACAAAGGTAAAGGGCACTCCCCAAAAGGTTATCGTGTTAACGAATGAAGGTACGGAAGCCGTTCTCTCGATGGGGATTAAGCCTATTGGTGCGGTGAAGTCTTTTACATTAGGGGATTGGTATGATCATATCAAAGTAGATATGGAAGGCGTGAAAATAGTTGGGGACGAAAACCAACCGAATTTAGAAATGATAGCTTCCCTAAAGCCTGATTTAATCATCGGAAATAAGGTGCGTCAGGAAAAAGTATATGAGCAGCTGTCAGCTATTGCTCCTACCGTATTTTCGGAGAGATTATCGGGCGATTGGCAGATCAACTTCAAACTGTATGCAGAAGCTTTGAACAAAAAGTCTGAGGGCGATAAAATCATTGGTGATTTCGAGAAACGCATAGCAGATTTCAAAGCAAAAGCAGGCGATCAGTTAAAGACGAAGATTTCGATCGTTCGTTTTATGCCGGGTAAAGTTCGTATCTATATGAAGGATACATTCTCAGGTGTTATTCTCAATAAACTAGGCTTCGAGCGTCCTGCTTCGCAGAATCAAGATAAATTCGCAGATGATCTGACGAAAGAACGTATTCCAGATATGAATGGGGACATTCTATTCTACTTCACATGGGATAACGAAAAGGGAGAAGCGAATAAAATCGAGCAAGAATGGACGAATGACCCGCTTTGGAAAAACCTTGATGTCGTGAAACAAGGCAAAGTGCATAAAGTAAGTGATGCGGTTTGGAATACGGCAGGCGGAATTAAAGCGGCTAATTTATTGCTGGATGACTTGGAGAAGTATTTTCCGAAAAAATAA
- a CDS encoding DUF2294 domain-containing protein encodes MNRMEAEFSNLVKAYRKKHMGKGPERVTTTFCKCWAICEMAGNLSPVEKFMAKTGDGRQMLRTARTEMVKEIYKDHPPVEMEELLGAKFVKLFVDIDIELDEGMSVFVFDKDLEKKFCK; translated from the coding sequence ATGAACCGAATGGAGGCCGAATTTAGTAACCTAGTGAAGGCTTATCGCAAAAAGCATATGGGCAAGGGACCGGAGCGCGTGACGACGACCTTCTGTAAGTGCTGGGCGATATGCGAAATGGCAGGAAATCTCTCTCCCGTAGAGAAGTTTATGGCGAAAACCGGCGATGGCAGACAAATGCTCCGCACGGCTCGTACGGAAATGGTGAAAGAGATTTATAAGGACCACCCCCCTGTCGAGATGGAGGAGCTGCTTGGCGCGAAGTTCGTTAAGCTGTTCGTCGATATCGATATTGAGCTGGATGAGGGGATGTCGGTGTTCGTTTTTGATAAGGATCTGGAAAAGAAGTTTTGTAAATAG